DNA from Stutzerimonas decontaminans:
TGCCGCTCCGGCGGCAAGGTCTCCTGCGGCCACATCACCAACAGCCGGCGGTCACTGTCACTGATCGGCCACGGCAGAATCTCGTTCGAGAGGAACACCGCATTCATATGGTTGGCTTCCTCCCAACCATTGATGAACTTCGACTCCATCCGCACCGTCTTGCCGGTGATCAGATGCTTGATCTTGCCCACCTGGTTGTAACGCTGATCGCGGCTGACCACCTCCTCGAACACCGCCCACAGCTTCCGGCTCTGCCACGCGTTGAAGTTCGATTCCAGCTGCGTCTGCCCCACCGTCGCCGCGTACTGCCCATACAGAGCACCCATCGTGTCCGCGAAGAACAGGCTCTTACCCGAACCCTCCATCACCGAATGCATCAGCACAGCGGTGTCCAGCTTGGCGCCCGGATGCTGCAACGGAAAGGCCAACCACTTCGTCAGCCAGTCCAGCGCCTTGCCGTCATGGTTACAGAGAAACGAAATCAGCCAGCGCAGGTTCTCGCACGCCGCATCGTCGCGCACCGGCTCCAGCGGCAGCCCCTCGAACGTGTTGATGTACGTCGCCGGGTCCTTCGTCATCGTCGGGTCGAACACGATGTGATCGACGTCCACCGTGCGGCGCTCGGCACTGTTGAGCCACAGCGCGTAGGCATCGCCCAGCGCCATCTTCACCGCACCTTCCGGGATGCGCCGCTTCTTCTCGCGGTCCCACACATCCTTCGTCCCGTCGATGTACACATAGCGCTCGGTCGGCGGCATGCCCAGCGCACCGGCCTTCTTGCCCGCCATGCGCCGCGCCTGCTCGATCTCGCGCACAGCGTCGGCGCCGATCAGCTTCTTGTTCGTGTCATCCAGCCAGGTCTTCGCCAGCGGCTTGCCCACCAGCGCCTCGAAGGCGGTTTTCTTCATCGCCGCTTTCTTATCCTGGTCCCATACCTGCGTCGTGCCCTCAACCAGCGCAAACCGCCGCAGCACCTGCTCGGGCGTGAAGCCCGCCCCCTGCCCCCCGTTGTCGGAGGAGCCGGCCGGCGCAGCGGCTTCGTCAGCGGATGGGGCCGGGGAAGGCTTGCCAGCCGCAACAGCCGCATCGAGCTGCTGCGCGACCGCCTCCAGGCCCCACGCCACATGAACATCGTTCCAGTCCTGCCCCAACTCGCCTTCGGCCGGCAGCATCGGGAAGGCAGCAATGCCACCCACCTCACCCGCCGCCGCTTCCGCCTTCTTGCGGCCCGGGTTGCCCGGCTTCGTCGGGTCATCGTCACCGGTCACCACCAGCAGCGCTTCCGGGTACTGCGCCGCCAGGTCACGCGCCACCGCCGGCATGTTGCCGGAGTCCAGCGCCATCGCCACCGGCCAGCCCTTCGCCATATGCACACTGGCAGCCGTCGCATAGCCTTCGGCCTCGCCGATTACCGCCGCCCCGTCCAGGTCACCCAGCACATGCCGGCAACCCGCCTTGCGCCCGTACTTCGGGAACAGC
Protein-coding regions in this window:
- a CDS encoding DUF5906 domain-containing protein, with protein sequence MVERVPLTLADLTELLQYIPADDRDTWLQVGMGIKAEFASAGFDAWDTWSATGAGYKAGDAKTVWRSFRKAGTGMGTVIKLAKDNGWRPRREPMTAEEKRRLNAEAEERRAMRQAEIEADEARASVMREAVASACELIWTKHCKPQGESPYLERKQVGAFGVGYFHYTVVLSVDDERQRCDVWVGSETREFFANLPKPRPDSISFLMFKKGSIAIPLRDAAGKLWSLQAINEQGTKLFPKYGRKAGCRHVLGDLDGAAVIGEAEGYATAASVHMAKGWPVAMALDSGNMPAVARDLAAQYPEALLVVTGDDDPTKPGNPGRKKAEAAAGEVGGIAAFPMLPAEGELGQDWNDVHVAWGLEAVAQQLDAAVAAGKPSPAPSADEAAAPAGSSDNGGQGAGFTPEQVLRRFALVEGTTQVWDQDKKAAMKKTAFEALVGKPLAKTWLDDTNKKLIGADAVREIEQARRMAGKKAGALGMPPTERYVYIDGTKDVWDREKKRRIPEGAVKMALGDAYALWLNSAERRTVDVDHIVFDPTMTKDPATYINTFEGLPLEPVRDDAACENLRWLISFLCNHDGKALDWLTKWLAFPLQHPGAKLDTAVLMHSVMEGSGKSLFFADTMGALYGQYAATVGQTQLESNFNAWQSRKLWAVFEEVVSRDQRYNQVGKIKHLITGKTVRMESKFINGWEEANHMNAVFLSNEILPWPISDSDRRLLVMWPQETLPPERQQAIGRELANGGVAALYAWLLAVDLGDFNERTRPPHTDARQRLVALSRAGWQTFLHQWRTQELGRGLWGGCLSSDLYSLFLEWCQRNREHAMSQTKFSLFISSEVEKTARPIPWTDGNSRRFGAFFIPDDPNSSLPPSLTSAALGQLVKDWRAKAREAGWDVDGWDHVKGKAA